In one Streptomyces venezuelae genomic region, the following are encoded:
- the rpsI gene encoding 30S ribosomal protein S9: MAETTVEQPVEETEVVDVEQYTTESEAPVEGEYTSESNAARFGDPQPAAGLGRRKNAIARVRIVPGTGKWKVNGRTLEDYFPNKVHQQEVNEPFKVLELDGRYDVIARISGGGVSGQAGALRLGVARALNEADVENNRGALKKAGYLKRDDRAVERKKAGLKKARKAPQYSKR, translated from the coding sequence GTGGCCGAGACCACCGTTGAGCAGCCGGTCGAAGAGACCGAGGTTGTGGACGTAGAGCAGTACACCACCGAGTCCGAGGCCCCCGTCGAGGGCGAGTACACCTCGGAGTCGAACGCCGCGCGCTTCGGCGACCCGCAGCCGGCCGCCGGCCTGGGCCGTCGCAAGAACGCCATCGCCCGCGTCCGGATCGTTCCGGGCACCGGCAAGTGGAAGGTCAACGGGCGCACGCTCGAGGACTACTTCCCGAACAAGGTCCACCAGCAGGAAGTCAACGAGCCCTTCAAGGTGCTCGAGCTGGACGGCCGCTACGACGTCATCGCCCGCATCTCGGGTGGCGGCGTCTCCGGTCAGGCCGGTGCGCTCCGTCTCGGTGTCGCCCGTGCGCTGAACGAGGCCGACGTCGAGAACAACCGCGGCGCCCTCAAGAAGGCCGGTTACCTCAAGCGTGACGACCGTGCGGTCGAGCGCAAGAAGGCCGGTCTCAAGAAGGCCCGCAAGGCTCCGCAGTACAGCAAGCGCTAA
- the rplM gene encoding 50S ribosomal protein L13 has protein sequence MRTYSPKPGDVTRQWHVIDAQDIVLGRLATTAASLLRGKHKAIYAPHVDTGDFVIIINAEKVHLSGNKKTQKMAYRHSGYPGGLRSVRYDELLEKSPEKAIEKAVKGMLPKNTLGRQMLSKLKVYAGDQHPHGAQQPVPFEITQVAQ, from the coding sequence GTGCGTACGTACAGCCCCAAGCCCGGCGATGTGACCCGCCAGTGGCACGTCATCGACGCCCAGGACATCGTCCTGGGGCGTCTGGCGACCACCGCCGCTTCCCTCCTGCGAGGCAAGCACAAGGCGATCTACGCCCCCCACGTTGACACCGGTGACTTCGTCATCATCATCAACGCGGAGAAGGTGCACCTCTCCGGCAACAAGAAGACCCAGAAGATGGCGTACCGCCACTCCGGCTACCCGGGTGGTCTGCGTTCCGTCCGTTACGACGAGCTGCTCGAGAAGAGCCCCGAGAAGGCCATCGAGAAGGCCGTCAAGGGCATGCTCCCCAAGAACACCCTGGGCCGTCAGATGCTCTCGAAGCTGAAGGTCTACGCGGGCGACCAGCACCCGCACGGCGCTCAGCAGCCGGTCCCGTTCGAGATCACCCAGGTCGCGCAGTAG
- a CDS encoding glycosyltransferase family 87 protein: MNTGKSSVCGWWLRPAEPYVRWVLAVVLVAAVVRVGLASPQGGMDNAIVVRAAEAWLDGRSPYADRHFLYLPGAVLAAVPQALLPADVVRFLVPAGVTAGLVGGWACALRVHGMPLRSRFAVYGLLGLALGFAPFGHLVQLGNWTVGSALALPCALLLVCRGRWVAAGLVIGAAVAVKPLLAPVVLLFVFARRWRALGAAVGVPALVSAAAALAMPDPAGFFTRTLPFLLRGEDTFVRLYEASPAAVLARLGVPESAAALLAGGAAAAGVWCAWRRWGRGGEEGAAEARVVECAVMLMLSAFLVSRPSYDHYLLVVLPLLLAGVLTPGSAARCPWFWVALVPQVPGFTWPWLEPGTRRAFKDAVTLCVLAGTVGWACVRSVTVESADPPVARESPVPGSRAAF; the protein is encoded by the coding sequence ATGAATACGGGCAAATCGTCGGTTTGCGGGTGGTGGCTGCGGCCCGCGGAGCCGTACGTCCGGTGGGTGCTGGCAGTGGTGCTCGTCGCCGCGGTCGTCCGGGTGGGTCTCGCCTCTCCGCAGGGCGGGATGGACAACGCCATCGTGGTGCGGGCCGCCGAGGCCTGGCTCGACGGGCGCTCGCCCTACGCCGACCGGCACTTCCTCTATCTCCCCGGCGCCGTGCTCGCGGCGGTGCCGCAGGCGCTGCTGCCCGCGGACGTGGTGCGGTTCCTGGTGCCCGCCGGGGTGACGGCGGGGCTCGTCGGCGGGTGGGCGTGCGCCCTGCGTGTCCACGGGATGCCGTTGCGGAGCCGGTTCGCGGTGTACGGGCTGCTCGGGCTCGCGCTCGGCTTCGCGCCCTTCGGCCACCTCGTGCAGCTCGGCAACTGGACGGTGGGTTCCGCGCTCGCGCTGCCGTGTGCGCTGCTCCTCGTCTGCCGGGGCCGGTGGGTCGCGGCCGGGCTCGTCATCGGGGCGGCCGTCGCGGTGAAGCCGCTGCTCGCGCCCGTCGTCCTGCTCTTCGTGTTCGCGCGCAGGTGGCGTGCGCTCGGCGCGGCGGTGGGCGTGCCCGCCCTGGTGTCGGCGGCCGCGGCCCTCGCCATGCCGGACCCCGCCGGGTTCTTCACGCGGACGCTGCCCTTCCTGCTGCGCGGCGAGGACACCTTCGTACGCCTCTATGAGGCATCCCCGGCGGCGGTGCTCGCGCGGCTCGGGGTGCCGGAGTCGGCCGCCGCGCTGCTGGCCGGGGGCGCGGCCGCGGCAGGCGTGTGGTGTGCGTGGCGGCGGTGGGGGAGGGGAGGGGAAGAGGGCGCGGCGGAGGCGAGGGTCGTGGAATGCGCCGTGATGCTGATGCTTTCGGCCTTTCTCGTCTCGCGTCCGTCGTACGACCACTACCTCCTGGTCGTGCTGCCGCTGCTCCTCGCGGGGGTCCTGACGCCGGGGTCGGCCGCGCGCTGTCCGTGGTTCTGGGTGGCGCTCGTGCCGCAGGTGCCCGGCTTCACGTGGCCGTGGCTGGAGCCGGGGACGCGGCGGGCCTTCAAGGACGCGGTGACGCTGTGCGTGCTCGCGGGCACGGTCGGGTGGGCGTGCGTGCGGAGCGTTACGGTGGAGAGCGCGGACCCGCCCGTGGCGAGGGAGTCGCCGGTGCCGGGCTCCAGGGCCGCGTTTTGA
- the truA gene encoding tRNA pseudouridine(38-40) synthase TruA produces the protein MSDEVEPGFVRVRLDLSYDGRDFSGWAKQKQGQRTVQGEIEAALRTVTRSQETYELTVAGRTDSGVHARGQVAHVDLPESVWAEHSDKLLRRLAGRLPHDVRVWKVAEAPAGFNARFAAVWRRYAYRVTDHPGGVDPLLRGHVLWHDWELDLDAMNAAAERLVGEHDFAAYCKKREGATTIRTLQELRWERRPDGIFEATVRADAFCHNMVRSLVGAMLFVGDGHRPVEWPEKVLRAGVRDSAVHVVRPHGLTLEEVGYPADDLLAARSKEARNKRTLPGATDAGCC, from the coding sequence GTGAGTGACGAAGTAGAGCCCGGGTTCGTGCGGGTGCGGTTGGATCTTTCGTATGACGGCAGGGATTTTTCCGGCTGGGCCAAGCAGAAGCAGGGGCAGCGGACCGTCCAGGGGGAGATCGAGGCCGCGCTGCGGACGGTGACGCGGTCGCAGGAGACGTACGAGCTGACCGTCGCGGGGCGGACCGACAGCGGCGTGCACGCCAGGGGGCAGGTCGCCCACGTCGATCTGCCGGAGAGCGTGTGGGCCGAGCACAGCGACAAGCTGCTGCGCAGGCTCGCCGGGCGGCTGCCGCACGATGTGCGGGTGTGGAAGGTCGCCGAGGCGCCCGCCGGGTTCAACGCCCGGTTCGCGGCCGTGTGGCGGCGGTACGCGTACCGCGTGACCGACCACCCCGGCGGAGTCGACCCGCTGCTGCGCGGGCATGTGCTCTGGCACGACTGGGAGTTGGATCTCGACGCCATGAACGCCGCCGCGGAGCGGCTCGTCGGTGAGCATGATTTCGCCGCCTACTGCAAGAAGCGCGAGGGCGCCACGACCATCCGTACGCTCCAGGAGCTGCGGTGGGAACGGCGGCCCGACGGGATCTTCGAGGCGACCGTGCGGGCGGACGCGTTCTGCCACAACATGGTGCGGTCGCTGGTCGGCGCCATGTTGTTCGTGGGGGACGGGCACCGGCCCGTGGAGTGGCCGGAGAAGGTGCTCCGCGCGGGCGTGCGGGACTCCGCCGTGCACGTCGTGCGGCCGCACGGGCTGACGCTGGAGGAGGTCGGCTACCCCGCCGACGACCTGCTCGCCGCGCGCAGCAAGGAGGCGCGCAACAAGCGGACGCTGCCGGGGGCGACGGACGCCGGGTGCTGCTGA
- the rplQ gene encoding 50S ribosomal protein L17 has translation MPKPTKGARLGGSAAHEKLLLANLAKQLFEHGRITTTEAKARRLRPYAERLVTKAKKGDLHNRRQVLSVITDKSIVHTLFTEIGPRYENRPGGYTRITKIGNRRGDNAPMAIIELVEALTVAQEATGEAEAATKRAAKEDSLKKDAPVEDAPVEAAEESKDA, from the coding sequence ATGCCGAAGCCCACCAAGGGTGCCCGTCTGGGCGGCAGCGCCGCGCACGAGAAGCTTCTGCTGGCGAACCTCGCCAAGCAGCTCTTCGAGCACGGCCGGATCACGACGACCGAGGCCAAGGCCCGTCGTCTGCGTCCGTACGCGGAGCGTCTGGTCACCAAGGCGAAGAAGGGCGACCTTCACAACCGCCGCCAGGTGCTGTCCGTCATCACCGACAAGAGCATCGTGCACACGCTCTTCACGGAGATCGGCCCGCGCTACGAGAACCGCCCGGGTGGCTACACCCGCATCACCAAGATCGGTAACCGTCGTGGCGACAACGCGCCCATGGCGATCATCGAGCTGGTGGAGGCCCTGACCGTGGCCCAGGAGGCCACCGGTGAGGCCGAGGCGGCGACCAAGCGTGCCGCCAAGGAAGACAGCCTAAAGAAGGACGCGCCCGTCGAGGACGCGCCGGTTGAGGCCGCCGAGGAGTCCAAGGACGCCTGA
- a CDS encoding DNA-directed RNA polymerase subunit alpha produces MLIAQRPSLTEEVVDEFRSRFVIEPLEPGFGYTLGNSLRRTLLSSIPGAAVTSIRIDGVLHEFTTVPGVKEDVTDLILNIKQLVVSSEHDEPVVMYLRKQGPGLVTAADIAPPAGVEVHNPDLVLATLNGKGKLEMELTVERGRGYVSAVQNKQVGQEIGRIPVDSIYSPVLKVTYKVEATRVEQRTDFDKLIVDVETKQAMRPRDAMASAGKTLVELFGLARELNIDAEGIDMGPSPTDAALAADLALPIEELELTVRSYNCLKREGIHSVGELVARSEADLLDIRNFGAKSIDEVKMKLNGMGLALKDSPPGFDPTAAADAFGADDDADAGFVETEQY; encoded by the coding sequence ATGCTGATCGCTCAGCGTCCCTCGTTGACCGAAGAGGTCGTCGACGAATTCCGCTCCCGGTTCGTGATCGAGCCGCTGGAGCCGGGCTTCGGTTACACCCTCGGCAACTCCCTCCGCCGCACCCTGCTCTCGTCGATCCCCGGCGCTGCTGTCACCAGCATCCGCATCGACGGTGTCCTGCACGAGTTCACCACCGTGCCGGGTGTCAAGGAGGACGTCACCGACCTCATCCTCAACATCAAGCAGCTGGTCGTGTCCAGCGAGCACGACGAGCCCGTCGTGATGTACCTGCGCAAGCAGGGCCCGGGCCTCGTGACCGCCGCTGACATCGCCCCGCCGGCCGGTGTCGAGGTGCACAACCCCGACCTGGTCCTCGCCACGCTCAACGGCAAGGGCAAGCTGGAGATGGAGCTGACCGTCGAGCGCGGTCGCGGCTACGTCTCCGCGGTGCAGAACAAGCAGGTCGGCCAGGAGATCGGCCGCATCCCGGTCGACTCCATCTACTCGCCGGTCCTCAAGGTCACCTACAAGGTCGAGGCGACCCGTGTCGAGCAGCGCACCGACTTCGACAAGCTGATCGTCGACGTCGAGACCAAGCAGGCCATGCGCCCGCGTGACGCCATGGCGTCCGCCGGCAAGACCCTGGTCGAGCTGTTCGGTCTGGCCCGTGAGCTCAACATCGACGCCGAGGGCATCGACATGGGCCCGTCCCCGACGGACGCCGCCCTTGCCGCCGACCTGGCGCTGCCGATCGAGGAGCTCGAGCTCACCGTTCGGTCGTACAACTGCCTCAAGCGCGAGGGCATCCACTCCGTGGGTGAGCTCGTCGCCCGCTCCGAGGCGGACCTGCTCGACATCCGCAACTTCGGTGCGAAGTCGATCGACGAGGTCAAGATGAAGCTCAACGGCATGGGCCTCGCGCTCAAGGACTCGCCTCCCGGCTTCGACCCGACCGCCGCCGCCGACGCGTTCGGTGCGGACGACGACGCGGACGCCGGCTTCGTCGAGACCGAGCAGTACTAG
- the rpsK gene encoding 30S ribosomal protein S11, translating to MPPKGRQGAAKKVRRKEKKNVAHGHAHIKSTFNNTIVSITDPTGNVISWASAGHVGFKGSRKSTPFAAQMAAESAARRAQEHGMRKVDVFVKGPGSGRETAIRSLQATGLEVGSIQDVTPTPHNGCRPPKRRRV from the coding sequence ATGCCCCCCAAGGGTCGTCAGGGCGCTGCCAAGAAGGTGCGCCGCAAGGAAAAGAAGAACGTCGCCCACGGGCACGCTCACATCAAGAGCACGTTCAACAACACGATCGTGTCCATCACGGACCCGACCGGCAACGTGATCTCGTGGGCCTCCGCCGGCCACGTCGGCTTCAAGGGCTCGCGCAAGTCCACGCCGTTCGCCGCGCAGATGGCTGCCGAGTCGGCCGCCCGTCGCGCCCAGGAGCACGGCATGCGCAAGGTCGACGTGTTCGTCAAGGGCCCGGGTTCCGGTCGTGAGACCGCCATCCGTTCGCTCCAGGCGACCGGCCTCGAGGTCGGCTCGATCCAGGACGTGACGCCCACGCCGCACAACGGCTGCCGTCCCCCCAAGCGTCGCCGCGTCTGA
- the rpsM gene encoding 30S ribosomal protein S13: MARVEGVDLPRDKRIEVALTYVFGIGRTLAQQTLDATEVDRNTRVRDLTEEDLVKIREYVDANIKTEGDLRREIQADIRRKVEIGCYQGLRHRRGLPVRGQRTSTNARTRKGPRRAIAGKKKPGKK, translated from the coding sequence ATGGCACGCGTTGAAGGCGTTGACCTCCCGCGCGACAAGCGCATCGAGGTCGCCCTCACCTACGTGTTCGGCATCGGCCGCACGCTGGCCCAGCAGACGCTGGACGCCACCGAGGTGGACCGCAACACCCGCGTTCGCGACCTGACCGAGGAAGACCTCGTCAAGATCCGTGAGTACGTGGACGCCAACATCAAGACCGAGGGTGACCTCCGTCGCGAGATCCAGGCCGACATCCGCCGCAAGGTCGAGATCGGTTGCTACCAGGGTCTCCGTCACCGTCGTGGTCTGCCCGTCCGCGGTCAGCGCACCAGCACGAACGCCCGCACCCGCAAGGGCCCGCGTCGCGCCATCGCCGGTAAGAAGAAGCCGGGCAAGAAGTAG
- the rpmJ gene encoding 50S ribosomal protein L36, with the protein MKVKPSVKKICDKCRVIRRHGRVMIICDNPRHKQRQG; encoded by the coding sequence ATGAAGGTCAAGCCGAGCGTCAAGAAGATCTGCGACAAGTGCAGGGTGATCCGCCGTCACGGCCGGGTCATGATCATCTGCGACAACCCGCGCCACAAGCAGCGCCAGGGCTGA
- the infA gene encoding translation initiation factor IF-1, translating to MAKKQGAIEIEGTVVESLPNAMFKVELQNGHQVLAHISGKMRMHYIRILPDDRVVVELSPYDLTRGRIVYRYK from the coding sequence GTGGCCAAGAAGCAAGGTGCCATCGAGATCGAAGGCACTGTCGTCGAGTCTCTTCCGAACGCCATGTTCAAGGTGGAGCTCCAGAACGGCCACCAGGTCCTGGCACACATCAGCGGCAAGATGCGTATGCACTACATCCGCATCCTCCCTGACGACCGGGTCGTGGTGGAGCTGTCTCCGTACGACCTGACGCGTGGCCGGATCGTCTACCGGTACAAGTAG
- the map gene encoding type I methionyl aminopeptidase — MVQIKTPEQIAKMREAGLVVAAIHAATREAAVPGATTKDLDEVARKVIAEHGAKSNFLGYGGFPATICTSVNEVVVHGIPDDKTVLKDGDIISIDAGAIVDGWHGDAAYTAFVGTGHAPELIELSRVTEESMWAGLAAMKQGNRLVDISRAIETYIRRQPKPGGGKYGIVEDYGGHGIGTEMHMDPHLLNYVERRRGKGPKLVPGFCLAIEPMVSLGTPRTEVLEDDWTVITTDGTWSSHWEHSIALTEEGPIVLTAPDCGKAKLAEYGVTTAPDPLG; from the coding sequence ATGGTGCAGATCAAGACCCCCGAGCAGATCGCGAAGATGCGTGAGGCGGGCCTTGTCGTCGCCGCGATTCACGCCGCGACCCGTGAGGCCGCGGTGCCCGGCGCCACCACGAAGGATCTGGACGAGGTCGCCCGCAAGGTGATCGCCGAGCACGGCGCGAAGTCGAACTTCCTCGGGTACGGCGGATTCCCCGCCACGATCTGCACCTCGGTCAACGAGGTCGTCGTGCACGGCATCCCGGACGACAAGACCGTCCTGAAGGACGGCGACATCATCTCCATCGACGCGGGCGCCATCGTCGACGGCTGGCACGGCGACGCGGCCTACACGGCGTTCGTGGGCACGGGTCACGCTCCGGAGCTGATCGAGCTCTCCCGGGTGACCGAGGAGTCGATGTGGGCCGGGCTCGCCGCGATGAAGCAGGGCAACCGCCTCGTCGACATCTCCCGCGCCATCGAGACGTACATCCGCCGGCAGCCGAAGCCGGGCGGCGGCAAGTACGGGATCGTCGAGGACTACGGCGGCCACGGCATCGGCACCGAGATGCACATGGACCCGCACCTCCTGAACTACGTCGAGCGCCGCCGCGGCAAGGGCCCGAAGCTGGTCCCCGGCTTCTGCCTCGCCATCGAGCCCATGGTCTCCCTCGGCACCCCGCGGACGGAGGTCCTGGAGGACGACTGGACCGTCATCACGACGGACGGCACGTGGTCCTCCCACTGGGAGCACTCGATCGCCCTCACGGAGGAGGGCCCGATCGTCCTGACGGCCCCGGACTGCGGGAAGGCGAAGCTCGCGGAGTACGGCGTGACGACCGCGCCGGACCCGCTGGGCTGA
- a CDS encoding adenylate kinase gives MRIVLVGPPGAGKGTQAAFLAKNLSIPHISTGDLFRANISQGTDLGKQAKAYMDAGNLVPDEVTIGMAKDRMAQSDAENGFLLDGFPRNVSQAEALDVALKADDVKLDAVLDLEVPEDEVVKRIAGRRICRKDSSHVFHVTYSKPKVEGVCDVCGGELYQREDDSEDTVRKRLEVYHTQTEPIIDYYRTQGLVVTISALGKVDEVTARAMDALKGDK, from the coding sequence ATGCGAATCGTCCTCGTCGGGCCGCCCGGTGCGGGCAAGGGAACGCAGGCCGCGTTCCTCGCCAAGAACCTGTCGATCCCGCACATCTCCACGGGCGACCTCTTCCGTGCCAACATCAGCCAGGGCACGGACCTGGGCAAGCAGGCGAAGGCGTACATGGACGCCGGAAACCTCGTCCCCGACGAGGTGACCATCGGCATGGCGAAGGACCGCATGGCGCAGTCGGACGCCGAGAACGGCTTCCTGCTCGACGGGTTCCCGCGCAACGTGTCGCAGGCGGAGGCGCTGGACGTGGCGCTCAAGGCCGACGACGTGAAGCTCGACGCCGTCCTGGACCTGGAGGTCCCGGAGGACGAGGTCGTCAAGCGGATCGCGGGCCGGCGGATCTGCCGCAAGGACTCCAGCCACGTCTTCCACGTGACGTACAGCAAGCCGAAGGTCGAGGGCGTCTGCGACGTCTGCGGCGGCGAGCTCTACCAGCGCGAGGACGACAGTGAGGACACGGTCCGCAAGCGCCTCGAGGTCTACCACACGCAGACCGAGCCGATCATCGACTACTACCGGACCCAGGGTCTGGTCGTGACGATCTCGGCGCTCGGCAAGGTGGACGAGGTCACCGCGCGCGCGATGGACGCGCTCAAGGGCGACAAGTAG
- the secY gene encoding preprotein translocase subunit SecY — protein MLTAFARAFKTPDLRKKLLFTLGIIVIYRVGTHVPIPGVDYRNVQTCIDNANANQGLFGLVNMFSGGALLQITIFALGIMPYITASIILQLLTVVIPRLEALKKEGQAGTAKITQYTRYLTIALAILQGTGLVATARTGTLFQGCPVASEIVPDQSIFVTVTMVITMTAGTACVMWLGELITDRGIGNGMSILMFISIAATFPSALWAIKQQGDLAGGWIEFGTVIAVGLVMVGLVVFVEQAQRRIPVQYAKRMIGRRSYGGTSTYIPLKVNQAGIIPVIFASSLLYIPALVAQFAGGNSGWKTWIEANLTKGDHPIYIATYFILIVFFAFFYVAISFNPEEVADNMKKYGGFIPGIRAGRPTAEYLSYVLNRITWPGSLYLGLIALVPTMALVGFQANQNFPFGGTSILIIVGVGLETVKQIESQLQQRNYEGFLR, from the coding sequence GTGCTCACCGCGTTCGCCCGGGCGTTCAAGACGCCCGACCTGCGCAAGAAGCTGCTCTTCACACTCGGCATCATCGTGATCTACCGGGTGGGTACGCATGTGCCGATTCCCGGTGTCGACTACCGGAACGTCCAGACCTGCATCGACAACGCCAATGCGAACCAGGGCCTGTTCGGTCTCGTCAACATGTTCAGCGGTGGCGCGCTGCTGCAGATCACGATCTTCGCGCTCGGCATCATGCCGTACATCACGGCGAGCATCATTCTGCAGCTGCTGACCGTGGTGATCCCGCGACTCGAGGCCCTCAAGAAGGAGGGCCAGGCCGGCACCGCGAAGATCACGCAGTACACGCGCTATCTGACCATCGCGCTCGCGATCCTCCAGGGCACCGGCCTCGTCGCCACCGCCCGCACCGGCACCCTCTTCCAGGGCTGCCCCGTGGCCAGCGAGATCGTGCCCGACCAGTCGATCTTCGTCACCGTCACGATGGTCATCACGATGACCGCAGGTACGGCCTGTGTCATGTGGCTCGGCGAGCTCATCACCGACCGCGGCATCGGCAACGGCATGTCGATCCTGATGTTCATCTCGATCGCCGCGACCTTCCCGAGCGCCCTGTGGGCCATCAAGCAGCAGGGTGACCTGGCGGGCGGCTGGATCGAGTTCGGCACCGTCATCGCGGTCGGTCTCGTGATGGTCGGTCTGGTGGTCTTCGTCGAGCAGGCGCAGCGCCGCATTCCGGTCCAGTACGCGAAGCGAATGATCGGTCGCCGGTCCTACGGCGGTACGTCGACGTACATTCCGCTGAAGGTCAACCAGGCGGGCATCATCCCTGTGATCTTCGCCTCGTCACTGCTTTACATTCCGGCCCTCGTGGCTCAGTTCGCGGGCGGCAACTCGGGATGGAAGACGTGGATCGAGGCGAACCTGACCAAGGGTGACCACCCGATTTACATCGCCACGTACTTCATCCTGATCGTCTTCTTCGCCTTCTTCTACGTCGCGATCTCCTTCAACCCCGAGGAAGTCGCCGACAACATGAAGAAGTATGGTGGCTTCATCCCGGGCATCCGGGCTGGCCGTCCGACCGCTGAGTACCTGAGTTACGTACTCAACCGGATCACCTGGCCGGGTTCGCTGTATTTGGGTCTGATCGCTCTTGTGCCGACGATGGCGTTGGTGGGCTTCCAGGCGAACCAGAACTTCCCGTTCGGCGGGACGAGCATCCTCATCATCGTGGGTGTGGGTCTGGAAACCGTGAAGCAGATCGAGAGCCAGCTCCAGCAGCGCAATTACGAAGGGTTCCTCCGCTGA
- the rplO gene encoding 50S ribosomal protein L15 yields MAEQNPLKVHNLRPAPGAKTAKTRVGRGEASKGKTAGRGTKGTKARYQVPERFEGGQMPLHMRLPKLKGFKNPFKTEFQVVNLDKLSALYPEGGEVTVEGLVAKGAVRKNSLVKVLGQGEVTVALQVTVDAVSGSAKEKITAAGGTVTELV; encoded by the coding sequence ATGGCGGAGCAGAACCCGCTGAAGGTCCACAACCTCCGGCCCGCCCCGGGCGCCAAGACCGCCAAGACCCGTGTGGGTCGTGGTGAGGCGTCCAAGGGTAAGACCGCTGGTCGTGGTACCAAGGGCACCAAGGCCCGTTACCAGGTTCCGGAGCGCTTCGAGGGTGGCCAGATGCCCCTCCACATGCGTCTCCCGAAGCTCAAGGGCTTCAAGAACCCGTTCAAGACCGAGTTCCAGGTCGTGAACCTCGACAAGCTGAGCGCGCTGTACCCGGAGGGTGGCGAGGTCACCGTCGAGGGTCTCGTCGCCAAGGGTGCCGTTCGCAAGAACAGCCTCGTCAAGGTGCTCGGCCAGGGTGAGGTCACCGTGGCGCTGCAGGTGACGGTCGACGCCGTCTCCGGCTCCGCCAAGGAGAAGATCACCGCCGCCGGCGGTACCGTCACCGAGCTCGTCTGA
- the rpmD gene encoding 50S ribosomal protein L30, protein MAQLKITQTKSYIGSKQNHRDTLRSLGLKGINTQVVKEDRPEFRGMVHTVRHLVTVEEVD, encoded by the coding sequence ATGGCACAGCTCAAGATCACGCAGACGAAGTCGTACATCGGCAGCAAGCAGAACCACCGCGACACCCTGCGTTCCCTTGGTCTCAAGGGCATCAACACGCAGGTCGTCAAGGAGGACCGCCCCGAGTTCCGCGGAATGGTGCACACCGTCCGCCACCTCGTGACGGTTGAGGAGGTCGACTGA
- the rpsE gene encoding 30S ribosomal protein S5, which yields MAGPQRRGGGAGGGERRDRKGRDGGNAAAEKTAYVERVVAINRVAKVVKGGRRFSFTALVVVGDGDGTVGVGYGKAKEVPAAIAKGVEEAKKHFFKVPRIQGTIPHPIQGEKAAGVVLLKPASPGTGVIAGGPVRAVLECAGVHDILSKSLGSDNAINIVHATVAALKGLQRPEEIAARRGLPLEDVAPAALLRARAGAGA from the coding sequence ATGGCTGGACCCCAGCGCCGCGGTGGCGGTGCCGGTGGCGGCGAGCGGCGGGACCGGAAGGGTCGCGACGGTGGCAACGCCGCCGCCGAGAAGACCGCGTACGTTGAGCGCGTTGTCGCGATCAACCGCGTCGCCAAGGTTGTGAAGGGTGGTCGTCGCTTCAGCTTCACTGCGCTCGTCGTAGTGGGCGACGGTGACGGCACCGTGGGTGTCGGTTACGGCAAGGCCAAGGAGGTGCCGGCCGCCATCGCCAAGGGTGTTGAGGAGGCCAAGAAGCACTTCTTCAAGGTCCCCCGTATCCAGGGCACCATCCCGCACCCGATCCAGGGCGAGAAGGCCGCGGGCGTCGTCCTGCTCAAGCCTGCTTCCCCCGGTACCGGTGTTATCGCCGGTGGCCCGGTGCGTGCCGTGCTCGAGTGCGCCGGCGTGCACGACATCCTGTCGAAGTCCCTGGGCTCCGACAACGCGATCAACATCGTGCACGCGACCGTGGCGGCCCTCAAGGGCCTGCAGCGTCCCGAGGAGATCGCGGCTCGCCGTGGTCTGCCCCTCGAGGACGTCGCCCCCGCGGCTCTGCTTCGTGCGCGTGCGGGAGCGGGTGCGTAA
- the rplR gene encoding 50S ribosomal protein L18, translating to MAYGVKIAKGDAYKRAAIKRRHIRIRKHISGTAERPRLVVTRSNRHIVAQVIDDIKGHTLASASTLDTTIRGAEGDKSAAAKSVGALVAERAKAAGVETVVFDRGGNQYAGRIAALADAAREAGLKF from the coding sequence ATGGCATACGGTGTCAAGATTGCTAAGGGCGACGCTTACAAGCGTGCTGCCATCAAGCGTCGTCACATCCGCATCCGTAAGCACATCTCGGGTACGGCTGAGCGTCCTCGCCTGGTCGTGACGCGCTCGAACCGCCACATCGTGGCCCAGGTCATCGACGACATCAAGGGTCACACCCTTGCGTCGGCGTCGACCCTGGACACCACGATCCGCGGCGCCGAGGGCGACAAGTCCGCGGCCGCCAAGTCGGTCGGCGCCCTGGTCGCCGAGCGCGCCAAGGCCGCCGGTGTCGAGACTGTCGTGTTCGACCGTGGTGGTAACCAGTACGCCGGGCGCATCGCCGCCCTGGCGGACGCCGCCCGCGAAGCCGGACTCAAGTTCTGA